The sequence below is a genomic window from Candidatus Zixiibacteriota bacterium.
AAGATAAATTACGATTATCAGGATCAGGATCGATGAGATGAGATAAAATGTCCCGCTACCGAAATTGGTCCCCAGCGCGCCACCTTCATTGAGAACCAGTCTGATCTGGAAAAACTGACCGAGGACCTGATATGACCCCTTGTCGGCCAGGAAATGGACTGCCCAGACTTTGGAAAACTGATCGGCGATAATAACAACCAGGGTTGTCAGGAAGGGCAAGATCAACCGTCGCCAGTTATTATCGCCCAGCTTTCGCCTCCTCTTCCTTTTCCTTGCACTCGCGACACAACCGGGCGTGCGGAACAGCCTCGAGCCTGGCCTTTTGTATGGGCTTGCCGCAGGAAAAACAATTACCGTATTCACCCTTACGGAGCCGCCGCAGAGCTTCATCAATATGGTACAGTAGACGTCCCGATTTAGAGGCGAACATGAAGGCTTTTTCGCGTTCCATATTGTCGGTGCCCTGATCGGCCATATGGTAGGAATAGCTCGAAAGATCCCCGGTCGCCTCTTTCGAGGTAGCGTCCACATTGTCCTTGTGGGACTGCATCTGCTCGGTGATTTCTTCCCGCTTTTTCAAAAGGAGTTTTTCGTATTTCTCCAATTCGGACTTTTTCATAATTACACCAGCCTATTTCTTTATAACGGCTATTTCAGCCTCAACTCCATTTATATTCCATTTTTTGCCGCCATTACTCTTCGGAATGCTGTCCACCAGGTCAATCGTATCCGCCAGTGTCTCACCACAGATAAAATCGCGGTGTTTTTTCACTGCCGAGAACAATGGTTCGGCCGCCGTTGCCATTACACTTATACGGTCGGTTACTTCAAAGCCGGATGATTTTCTCATATTCTGAATCTTGTTGATCATCTCCCGCGCAAAGCCCTCATCTCGTAGAATATCGTCAATTTCCGTCCGGAGGGCAACAGTAATCGTGTTACCGCTCTCAACCGCGTAGCCTTCCTTTTCCAATTTGATAACCTCGATCTCCTCGGCTGTCAGTTCACAGACTTCACTGCCGACAACTATCTCGATATTACCCTTGCGGATAAACTTGGCGATAGCCGTGCTGTCAAGAGCCTGAATCTTGCCGGCCGCTTCTTTGACCGCTCCCCCAAATCTTGGACCGGCCTTGGCGAAATTGAGCTTGGCCTGATAACTGACCACCTCGGAAACATCTTTCAATTCCTCAACAGCCCTGATATTGAGTTCCTCGCAAATAGTATCTATCTGGCTTTCGATTTTTTCAAACTGATCCTGACCCTGCA
It includes:
- a CDS encoding TraR/DksA C4-type zinc finger protein, translated to MKKSELEKYEKLLLKKREEITEQMQSHKDNVDATSKEATGDLSSYSYHMADQGTDNMEREKAFMFASKSGRLLYHIDEALRRLRKGEYGNCFSCGKPIQKARLEAVPHARLCRECKEKEEEAKAGR